From Hippoglossus hippoglossus isolate fHipHip1 chromosome 14, fHipHip1.pri, whole genome shotgun sequence:
AATGGCCATAGATACTAAGCCTGAGGTTGTAGTTGACGTAGGAACCGTTGTTATCTTGGAGGGGATAACTGGTGGAGGAAAGGAGGGTTTGGTTGTAACAGTACAGGTTGCTGATACTGTTACTGGGGCTTTAGCTTCCCCTGCAGAGGAACTTAGAAGGGAAGGTTTGTAGGAAGTAGAAGTTTGCCAATTCAGACTCCTAGCTGAATCTAATTTAGCAGGTGGAGGTTGGGTGAAAGCAACAGGGGTGGGAGGGCTATGCTTTACTGGTGGAGGTTTAGCCGATACAAGAGGTGGAGTTGCTACATGAGTGGGTTTACTTACTGAATCAGTTGCAGACGTTGCTGCAAGTTCTGAAGCCAATTTGCTAGCCGTCGAGGTAAGGTTTGGACTAGCTGAGGGAGCTTTGACTACAGTAGCTGGGGTGCTCACAGGAGCTGTGGTTGTAGCAGTGGTGGAGCTCTGTGTGGATTTAATTGTTATTGAAGAGGAAGACATCAATGGACCTGAAAGACTTGTAAACGTGACAGGAGTCTTTGAAAGTTCTGTTGCGGTGGGTGTAGGAGTTGATTTAATCGTTATGCTGGAGGCAGCAGTAGAATCCGAGCTCAGTTTGACTGAGGGAGTTGTCAAAGTGGAAGATTTGGTCAATGTTGTGATGATTGTGCTCGGCTTGGCAATGGGTGAGGAGGATGGAGCTGTCTTTGTCAGAGGACTAAAGTATTGGCTGGATGCTGTTGTGGGGAAACAGGGTTTTACCGTCGCAGCTGTGCTGACCGAGGTAGAAGTCAGCGGAGAAGAGATGGTGGGTTTGGAGAAGAAAGATGCAGATGATGGCGTGACTTCACTCACCGCTGCACCGATGGCATTGCTGGCTTTCCCCCACTCTGCCTCCACATCAGCCATGAAGTCACCACCCCCTGAGATAGAGTCAAAGgtcaggagagaggagatgtcTGCCAGCAAGGAGCTCAGGCTGTTATCACCGGGTACCAGGGGTGGTTGAGGGACAAGTTCTTCAGTTCTATTCAGATTCCCTGCTGTCACCTGGGGGGTAATGGTCTCTGACGGGGACAGGACTTCCCTGTCCGGTGTTGTCCCCCTCGTGATGGGCTCAGAGCTCTCGCTCTCGGGGCTGTCCAGAGATCGAGGCTGGAACTCGGGGGTGAGGGTGAGGTCCTCCTTGATGATTTCCACGCTGTTGGCCCGGGACGACATGAGAAGTGGACTCGGAGGGGcatcctccttttcctctttatctTTTGAGCGGAACTTAACAGTGCCAAAGAGACCCTTCAGCCCACGACGTTGCCGACCCACCGGCTGGGACACAGTTTGGACCCGCCGGTCCCCCATTCCTCTCCGGCCACCCCTCAGTAACGACAGAAAGCTGAGGGACTTGGCCGAGCTCGCCGAAGAAATGGAGGcgcgagcagctgctgcagcctgaacGCCATCTTCACCAAGCGGCTCCTCTTCTGCTgcttgctccctctctccttgaCTCACCTCCTGTCTTTTTTCCTTGTCTGACTCTGGCTCCATATCTGGTGCAGCGGTGTCTGATAATCCATCTATGGTTTTGCTCCTGTTAACAGGTGACTTGTTGTTTCCATCCCCTTTACTTCGAATAGAAAATATGTTACCTGGCTTGCGTTTGCCAAACAGCTTGAATCCTTTTCTGATTTTTCCACTCGGCTGGGATTCACCAGGCGGGGGGTCCATGTTTTCCGTTTGTACATCcatcttctctctgcctccccccctctctgtatTCTCCAGTCACTAGCTGCGGTTTTTATTCCCCAGCCAGTGAAGAGGGCATTTATTTCCTTCGTCCGTAGCCTCACTTAATCTCCGCTGCTCGTGTGTTTCTTTATCGGTTGTCTgtatccctctctctgtctatctttcCCATCCAGCCCTTTCTCCTCTATTTCTCCCTTGAAAGCCCCTCCCCTTTGCCTCGTTTTTTTGGTCTGGCTGCTCTCCCCGGTTGCCATAGCAACTGAGGAGCTAAGCAGCTTTCGTCAGCAATGCAGAGCCAGGGGCTGTCATCAACCCACCCTGAACGCagctttctctgcctctctctctcttccctcctctgtgtctgatgaCTCTGTTTACATaaacagcaaagacaaataCTCCATTAATATGGCCAAATTTTGAATTCCAAATGATCTGGCTTTATATAAACATCTCATCCAGAttaatgcagtgtgtgtctaTATGCAGCATATTAATCTGTTAGTGGAacagattagatttttttccaaATAGTATTATTTTCACATTGACTTTGTCACCTCAACCTACAATAACCCGTGCCAGGCTGTTCAAAAAACATAAACCTATAGTTCTATAAATAGTTATTATCATAAAGTGTCACTAGCGTGTTAACctacatcttcatcttcctctttcaaTCTGTCAGGTTACTATCAGTGTCTtactttttaaatgcaaatcagagaaaatgttcaaaaaacTACAATGCTTCCTGTGATGGGAAATGCTGGTGTTTCTATAATAAAATCAAGATGTTGTTGGAGGCTGTGACCTTTTGAACATCTTAGCAGAGTCAACACCGGTCCTGAAGACAATGAAGCCATTGAGGTACGATTACATAACAGTAAATGGATCAGTAGATTTCACTTTGAAGAGTAGAAGGGAATGGGAAGTATAGCAGTTTTGATGAGTCCTCTCATGATCCTACAGCCAGTAATGGGATGTGTTAATGATCATATGAGCttttgtgaaattaaattttGTTTAATGGGGCCTCGAATTTCAAATGAATCCTTTAATCAAGGTAGTGCTCCTAgccattattcattttcattcatttcactcTTCAGGGCCTGATGTACCATGTTGTTTTCCATTCTGTGTATAAATCCTAAGTAGTCATGTGCATCTTGTTGCTATTAGTTTCAAGAATGTCTTGCTTTATGTACACAGGAATTAATGAATGATAGCAAATTACTTATTTTAAAATAGGTTtaaccaaaaaaagaaatcaaattttGTGCAGctattttaaagctttttacCCGTTTCATGCCAAAACAAATGACCCTTAATTACCAATATAAAGCTTGTTTTTAGTAATATGAGTGTTGTTTTCTTGCATTTAAGGACAGTGTGAGTGTTTTCAAATTAGTCGTGAGTCAAGGAAAGGCGACTCATTatcattcatattcattatCATGCTCATGGATGACGCTTTGAGGTGGAACAAGTGCGGCCTCTTGTGGTGCCTCTGGAAACAAAGCATGGCACAGTTTGGCTGAATATAAAGCTGCTGTCTCATCCACATGTATTTCTTGGCCCAAATAAGTCTGAGTAAGTGGGTCAGCAACCTTTGAACAAATCCGGCTGTTTTCTCAGGCCGTGTTAAGACAGGAGCAGGAGATTTGTTCTATTGTTCTCTAGTGTGGTGATTTAACACTGAAACAGGAGCAGCAAGAGCAAATGTAAATATCAATAAGACTAATTCAAATCCCAAGTCGACATATTGATagtgtaatttaaaataatttcaattcTAATTAATGATATCTAAATTTGATTCTCATCATTAACAATTCAATTATCACTTGTGTCAATGTTCATATAAGATCCACTGTTGTGCttacattaaatatatgaatatatggaATTCTTGCTTAATCTAACAAATCTATTTCAACCAgtcaaaattaaataatatatacataagTAAGAATGTAATTTCACATATCTAAAATTGTAACAGGGAGAAATTGTAACAAGGAGAAATTATACTGAAGATTATCTTCGTATAACTTTTTTATACGTTTTTCACCTTGGGGCCGGACTGTTTCTTATAAACATCACTAACATCCCCTGACATAGTTGAATTCCTTTTGTAACTATGATTGAATTTTAGATATTAATAGTCAAGAGGTTATCATAGATATCTGCAATGATGAAATGAATATGCTAATCAGGATTACATCCCAAAATAATGTGCAAATTAGGgcacattttcaaaatcagGCCACATATCCAAAATGGTTTATTGTCATGTCAAACAAAAGACTCAGATTCAGACTCGGTTTCCAGTTTGACTGTTTAATGGTCTCTTAACTAAAATCTTGTGACATTTAAAGACCCCCCCGCTGTGTCCTCTCTTAGACATCATGCTCCACGAGCGTCTCAGCCTTGTGGTTGTTGTCATGCGCCTCAGTGGGAAGTGTGTCATATGTGCGACGGTACAAACACCGAGTGACCAGAGTGATGATGAACATCTCCATGATCATGATCTGCTGACTCAGCACTGcagggcagagggagggagagagagagagagagagaggaagagattgaataaataaatatttcttttcttttcacttcacACGCCAACAGCGGATACAGAAAGAcattcacagatttttttattcttactgGATCCCCAAGCCGTagaagagaagggaggggaaCACGGGATGGTTCCATTCAAGGCCAGGATGTTAATGATTGACGTCTGCAGCTGACTCAACACAAGTATTAGCTGAGGAGCAAAACAATTCCTGATCAGTTAGCTGCAGTAGACATGCAGATAAAGTTACACTGTGTAGTCCCTCTGCTTATCAGTTATTTTCTGTTGGATTTCATGTTCTGGCACCAAAGATAAAACTCACACTTTAGTGCATATTTGCAGTGATTGTGTTCTAGTTTGAGACTACCTTTCCCATAATCCCTGTCACTCTTTCTCTTTTGCTATgtacagaaatgtaaaaagggAAGAAAGTTTTAGTTGTGGAAGAGGAAATCCTCTCATCtagtttcatatttatctcCACAAAGGAGGATGTGTTTTcaacccctgtccatttgtttgttggttgatgATTCTTGAAAACAAGAATActcaaaaacaactgaacgggTTTCCATGTAACTTTGTGTAGCGTCAGAAAAGaattcactttctcta
This genomic window contains:
- the LOC117774885 gene encoding proline-rich extensin-like protein EPR1, translating into MDVQTENMDPPPGESQPSGKIRKGFKLFGKRKPGNIFSIRSKGDGNNKSPVNRSKTIDGLSDTAAPDMEPESDKEKRQEVSQGEREQAAEEEPLGEDGVQAAAAARASISSASSAKSLSFLSLLRGGRRGMGDRRVQTVSQPVGRQRRGLKGLFGTVKFRSKDKEEKEDAPPSPLLMSSRANSVEIIKEDLTLTPEFQPRSLDSPESESSEPITRGTTPDREVLSPSETITPQVTAGNLNRTEELVPQPPLVPGDNSLSSLLADISSLLTFDSISGGGDFMADVEAEWGKASNAIGAAVSEVTPSSASFFSKPTISSPLTSTSVSTAATVKPCFPTTASSQYFSPLTKTAPSSSPIAKPSTIITTLTKSSTLTTPSVKLSSDSTAASSITIKSTPTPTATELSKTPVTFTSLSGPLMSSSSITIKSTQSSTTATTTAPVSTPATVVKAPSASPNLTSTASKLASELAATSATDSVSKPTHVATPPLVSAKPPPVKHSPPTPVAFTQPPPAKLDSARSLNWQTSTSYKPSLLSSSAGEAKAPVTVSATCTVTTKPSFPPPVIPSKITTVPTSTTTSGLVSMAISKPTITSSPMDLTKTPPSLVTVPDYCPPSVPSFITKSQPSPASVPTPSSNSLDNIPPTSKPTPAPLSLDNMPPAPKLTPAPSTHAVVCTASPTPPVLAQSSKAPPAPAQIPISMSKELPAPAQIPITVSKDPPAQIPVSVSKDPPAQIPVSVSKDPPAQIPITVSKDSPAQIPITVSKDPPAQIPITVSKDSPAQIPITVSKDSPAQIPITVSKYPPAQIPVSVSKDPPAQIPVSVFKDSPAQIPVSVFKDHPAQIPVSVSKDPPAQIPVSVFKDPPAQIPVSVFKDPPAQIPVSVSKDPPTQIHVSVSRDLPLPAQIPVSISKDPPLPAQTFQPKAFPAPSPAPYPVSPLPSGPAPWLSEAPSSAKMTGSGQVSADCQLVNPSSTGILGAQTRPSKTKELPSESRTNLQDLSREKKSPQVKASGLSKIPVVGGGRAGKLPVRESQHFDDEASRDPPTPEYERPHFNSHDAARSRDKISDIEVNVPALKHTLEENQPPPQPKVPTSVQRDSKIPVKHGATASQIPQAKEPPRSKIPTSKVPVRRVGNKPAAAGGSTQTRR